Proteins encoded by one window of Cydia fagiglandana chromosome Z, ilCydFagi1.1, whole genome shotgun sequence:
- the LOC134678837 gene encoding ras-related protein rab7 — MSSRRKVLLKVIILGDSGVGKTSLMNQFVNKKFSNQYKATIGADFLTKEVIVDDRIVTMQIWDTAGQERFQSLGVAFYRGADCCVLVFDVTAPNTFKSLESWRDEFLIQASPRDPENFPFLILGNKVDLENRAVTLKRAQQWCQSKNDIPFYETSAKEAVNVELAFQEIARRALAQETETELYNEFPDQIKLNANDYSRDRERDHCAC; from the coding sequence ATGTCTTCTAGAAGAAAGGTCCTCCTCAAAGTAATCATCTTGGGCGATAGCGGTGTGGGCAAAACATCGCTAATGAACCAGTTCGTGAACAAGAAATTCTCTAACCAGTACAAGGCAACAATAGGAGCAGATTTTCTCACGAAAGAGGTAATCGTCGATGATAGAATCGTCACAATGCAGATTTGGGATACTGCAGGGCAGGAGCGTTTCCAATCATTGGGAGTGGCGTTTTATCGCGGGGCGGATTGTTGCGTCTTAGTTTTTGACGTAACTGCCCCCAACACATTTAAGTCCTTAGAGAGCTGGCGAGATGAATTCCTGATACAGGCTTCACCGCGTGACCCAGAGAATTTTCCTTTCCTCATATTAGGTAATAAGGTTGACTTGGAAAATCGCGCTGTGACTCTTAAGCGCGCACAACAATGGTGTCAGAGCAAAAATGATATCCCATTCTATGAGACGAGTGCCAAAGAAGCTGTGAATGTGGAACTAGCGTTCCAGGAAATCGCCCGCCGTGCCCTGGCCCAGGAGACGGAGACGGAGCTGTACAATGAGTTCCCTGACCAGATAAAGCTGAATGCCAACGACTACAGCCGTGACCGCGAACGGGACCACTGTGCTTGCTAA
- the LOC134679148 gene encoding serine/threonine-protein kinase GA29083 — MENLSGSGSQSSSVSELEKDFNEILQNRKDHRSIVLRTSASRKAKRVRFFRNGDKFYSGVIIPVLPERYRSFDSLIADLTRVLVDNVTLPSGVRTIYALDGKKIGKLDDLEDGQSYVCSGFGEPFKRLDYEASAVTPQSFRLSGPETPSDTTSVKATNRYSRCIQPNGTPAASNGTARVSPVPSETVIRSRIVTIIRNGVKPRKVCRLLLNKRNSPTLEQALASITDCVKLDTGCVRKVFTQSGTPVTALHQFFQGEDVFFAYGNERVNQEDFELEFEESKAVLQCRKTPITRTTRRGPIPRMPKKAGGASRKAETGETPDDAPISIDLSLMPQPLRLKYNIGDIIGEGNFAVVRICNNKATGQKYALKVIDKLKCKGKEHYVAAEVRVMRKLCHPRIVTLYDEYHTPEWLFLVLELVSGGDLFDNITASGVFSEAQARLLISHLTSAIAYIHSLSIVHRDIKPENLLVEVAPDGSIRGLKLADFGLAVEVMGPLRAICGTPTYVAPEILLQTGYGLKIDVWAAGVILYILLCGFPPFSSPNGDQERLFDAILSGRLEFPALPWEHVSAGAIDLVANMLRPQPELRFAAEDVLDHAWMSEDYDGNCDSGLWQDVDSS; from the exons ATGGAGAATTTGAGCGGTAGCGGAAGTCAATCGAGTTCCGTTAGTGAGCTCGAAaaagattttaatgaaatattgcaAAACAGAAAAGACCACCGTAGTATAGTTCTTCGAACGTCAGCTTCTCGAAAAGCAAAACGAGTAAGGTTTTTTCGGAACGGTGACAAGTTCTACTCGGGAGTTATAATTCCAGTCTTGCCTGAAAGATACAG GTCTTTTGACAGTTTAATAGCAGATTTGACAAGAGTATTAGTGGACAATGTGACATTGCCTAGTGGTGTCCGGACAATATATGCTTTAGATGGTAAAAAA ATAGGAAAACTTGATGACCTTGAAGATGGCCAATCCTATGTATGCAGTGGATTTGGAGAACCATTTAAACGATTGGACTACGAAGCCAGTGCTGTGACTCCACAGTCTTTTAGATTAAGTGGCCCTGAAACACCTAGTGACACTACAAGTGTAAAAGCTACCAACAGATATTCCCGATGTATCCAG CCAAACGGCACACCAGCTGCCAGCAACGGGACCGCGCGGGTCAGTCCGGTTCCTTCGGAAACCGTGATTCGATCACGCATTGTAACCATCATAAGGAACGGAGTAAAGCCACGCAAG GTATGCAGACTGTTGCTGAACAAGCGCAACAGCCCGACACTAGAGCAGGCTTTGGCCTCCATCACCGACTGCGTGAAACTGGACACGGGGTGCGTTCGGAAAGTATTCACGCAGTCCGGAACTCCCGTCACCGCATTGCACCAGTTTTTTCAAGGCGAAGACGTGTTTTTTGCATACGGAAATGAAAG ggtaaaTCAGGAAGACTTTGAACTCGAATTTGAAGAAAGTAAAGCTGTGCTACAATGCAGAAAGACGCCCATTACCAGAACTACAAG GAGAGGCCCGATACCGCGCATGCCAAAGAAGGCCGGCGGGGCGAGCCGCAAGGCGGAGACGGGAGAAACGCCCGACGATGCGCCCATCTCCATCGACCTCTCGCTCATGCCGCAGCCTCTGAGGCTCAAGTACAACATCGGGGATATCATAG GCGAGGGCAATTTCGCAGTGGTGCGCATTTGCAATAACAAAGCGACTGGCCAAAAGTATGCTCTGAAAGTAATAGACAAGCTAAAATGCAAGGGCAAAGAGCATTATGTAGCAGCAGAG GTCCGAGTGATGCGAAAGCTGTGTCACCCGCGCATCGTCACACTGTATGACGAGTACCACACGCCGGAATGGCTTTTCCTTGTACTGGAGCTAGTTAGCG GTGGTGACTTATTTGACAACATCACCGCCTCCGGTGTGTTCTCGGAAGCGCAGGCCCGCTTGCTGATCAGCCACCTAACATCCGCCATAGCGTACATACATTCGCTCTCCATTGTTCATCGGGACATAAAACCGGAAAACCTATTG GTGGAGGTAGCCCCAGACGGCAGCATACGAGGCCTAAAGCTCGCGGACTTCGGTCTAGCCGTCGAGGTCATGGGGCCACTGCGCGCCATTTGCGGGACGCCCACATACGTCGCACCTGAGATCCTCCTGCAAACTGGCTACGGCTTAAAG atCGACGTATGGGCGGCGGGCGTGATTCTGTACATCCTGCTGTGCGGTTTCCCCCCGTTCTCGTCGCCCAACGGCGACCAGGAGCGGCTGTTCGACGCGATCCTGTCCGGGCGGCTGGAGTTCCCCGCGCTGCCGTGGGAGCACGTGTCGGCCGGCGCCATCGACCTAGTGGCTAAcatgctgcgcccgcagccCGAGCTGCGCTTCGCGGCCGAGGACGTGCTTGATCACGCGTGGATGTCG GAGGACTACGACGGGAACTGCGACTCGGGCCTGTGGCAAGACGTGGACTCGTCATAg